In one Pseudomonas sp. 31-12 genomic region, the following are encoded:
- a CDS encoding MaoC family dehydratase, translating into MPYVPVAELKDYVGKELGRSEWLTIDQERINLFAEATGDYQFIHVDPVKAAQTPFGSTIAHGFLSLSLIPKLMEDILILPQGAKMVVNYGLDSVRFIQPVKVNSRVRLKVDMNEVIEKKPGQWLLKATATLEIEGSDKPAYIAEPLSLCFV; encoded by the coding sequence ATGCCCTATGTTCCCGTTGCAGAGCTCAAAGATTATGTCGGCAAGGAACTCGGACGTTCCGAATGGCTCACCATCGATCAGGAGCGCATCAACCTGTTCGCAGAAGCCACAGGTGATTATCAGTTCATCCACGTCGACCCGGTCAAAGCCGCGCAAACGCCATTTGGCAGCACCATTGCACACGGATTTCTGTCGCTGTCGCTGATCCCGAAACTGATGGAAGACATCCTGATCCTCCCTCAAGGGGCGAAGATGGTGGTCAACTATGGTCTGGACAGCGTGCGTTTCATTCAGCCAGTGAAGGTCAACTCCAGGGTTCGACTCAAGGTCGACATGAACGAAGTCATCGAGAAGAAACCCGGTCAATGGCTGCTCAAAGCCACCGCCACGCTTGAAATCGAAGGATCGGACAAACCGGCGTATATCGCCGAGCCGCTGTCCCTCTGTTTCGTCTGA